DNA from Daucus carota subsp. sativus chromosome 1, DH1 v3.0, whole genome shotgun sequence:
AGTACATATTGCCTTGATATCAGCACCAGATAACTCATCTTTGGTCATAACAAATTCTTCCAAGTTGACATCATCTGATAACGTCATCCTAGATGTGTGAATCTATGCAccatagttaaaaatattgattagCAACATAATAAGTCATATAGTAGTAGAAGTACATAACACGATATAACTAAAACAATTCTGTGCAAGTCATAGTAGTAGAAGTACAAGACACGGTATGACTAAAACAACTGTGTAACTTTATTACCTGAAAAATGCGCCTCTTTGTTTTAATATCAGGGAGAGGAAATTCAATCTTCCTATCTATACGGCCAGGCCGGAGCAAAGCAGGATCTAGACTTTCAATTTTGTTTGTAGCGAGAATGACCTTGACATCCCCTCTAGAGTCAAAACCATCTAACTGATTTAAGAGCTCCAACATGGTCCTTTGAATTTCACGTTCACCACCTGAGTGCGCATCATATCTGTGAAGCATATTTGCAAAGTTAAAAAATGACATCTGCAATGGTATagttaaaaaacaaaatatatataccttTTGGTTCCAACAGCATCAATTTCATCAATGAAGACTATAGAAGGTGAGAGGTCATCAGCAACCCGGAAGAGTTCTCTCACCAATTTTGGACCATCTCCAAGGTATTTTTGGATCAATTCACTGCCAACAACACGCAAGAAAGTTGCTGATGTAGAATTTGCAACTGCCTGAGAAATATAAATTGTCTTCAAATTACAAAACTCATCCCCACAAAACTGTTCCAATTACAATTCATCACAAGGTTCATGGAAAGCAATCAATAAAAGCTCTGTAAGCAaatgaaataaaacaaaaatacataaaaaaagcTCCATTGAGCCAAATTCCATACAAGCACTAAATCCCAGCATAAATATAGTTTAAAAAAACAGGGGAACATAATAGAGACGTAAATTTGACAAATTAAGGATTTCACTCATCAAATGCAGTTGGTTTTTTAATATGCGCCACTTGGTTTTTGAATATGACTGTAAAACTGAAGCTCAAAAAAGCCAAATAAATGATAGTTTGTTCAGCAGAAACTATGAAACGACTCTTCAATGCATTTTTATTTGATGTGTGGTTGTTTACGGGGTACacatttatatcataaaaaggaaaagaagttcaatatattattatcatgaaTTCAGTACCTACTTTAATATAACAAGTTCTGCCCCCTCAAGATTATGACTAGTGTAGGAAGCACTCGCTGTCAACATCTTTAGATTTCAGTCAAACAAGGACAACAGAGTTTATTCAGAGATGCCTAAATAGTAAATGGTAGGGAAATCCCGCATGAATGAATTACATGTCTCCATGAATTTTACGATTTATGACCTAATATGATGCATCAATTCTATAAAAGAATTTATATTATGAAGAATGTAAGAATAGAATTCCGAATTCACATGACAAAAGGAAGCGTGTCATAGCTATTTGTGACATACCTTGGCAAGCAACGTCTTCCCTGTTCCAGGTTCTCCATACAGTATGACTCCTTTAGGAGGCTTGATCCCAATGTCTTCATACAATTCAGGATGTGTCAGTGGTAGCTCAACTGCTTCTTTGATTTCCTGGATTTGAGCATCTAGACCACCTATATCAGCATATGATTCTAAAGGAGCTTTCTCAACCTTCATTACAGACACCATTGGGTCAACATCATCTTGAAGCAGACCAACCACAGAAAGAACCTGACAAAGAAGATACATGAATACCCGATCTTCAATATTCCACATGCACACGGTAAGGAAGACATTATCAGTCAAACAAGAGTGGCTACACTAAATGAATGAAAGAACCTACAAAAAGAAAGATATATGAATACCCAATATTCCAAATTTCCGCATGCACCCGGAAAGGAGAACAATGATAGTGAAAAAAGAGTGGCTGTACAAAATAAATGATAGTCCCCAACTCCCCGGTCAACATGAATAACATATACTCTCCCTTTGTTCAGATTTGTCCACAAAATATTTACAAGCTTGTTCTGGTCCTAATATAAgatgtttaaatattttgtaatgcAAGCATAAATTTAACATTTGAGAAAAATAGTTTAAATCTTTGCAAATTTATTCTATGCGCACAGGAAACCTATGCAAGAGTATCATACTTATCTAGGGCGAAAAACTCCGACAaccttcaaaagaaaaaaaacttcTCTTAAACAGCAAGGTTGTCTTTAAAATGTTAAGATTAAggatattattaaaaacaatgaaaactgTAAGAAACATTATAAAAATAGGAAATCAATCATCACAACACATACTAGATGCCCAACCAACAACTATATAGCAAGTCTTTGTCAAAGACAGAAATGCTCAAGATTGAGAAATATCAAGATTCAAGAAAACAATATGAAAATTTGGTATTTTTGCATCGGTTGTAATAAATGCAGTATTAGTGTTAGAAAAACTGCACAATTAGTATTAGAAAAACTAAAATGCATCAAAAGTTCAGCTTATTCGCTAAGCATAAGAACATACAGTAACTGCCACACTCCTCGCCCCTCGGGACTAGGAGTTTGAACTCTTCAACCTATTTGTTAGTTATGCAAGCCCCGATCCTATATATTGAAAGTAGGCTTGCAAGCCGAAACTAACTTTATTTACAAACAATAGATATACTAATTccaaataatagataaaatgaTATAATAGGAAATTGATATGTATATTAAATACTCAATAGAGtcaaacttataagttataacgaGCTTTTGACACTATTTGATACTTTTCCAATCAGCTCAAGCAGGACAACATGTTCGGCTCGGTCATCCCCTGCTCacatcatataaaaaaaaaatcataaagtaGGCACTTCAATTTATAGGACTACAGTTACACTAAACTTGTTCTTCCATGTTTAACCTTAGTTTAAAACCACAATTTTCTCTTCTTAACCatgtttcattaaaaaaaaaaagaaggaggTTCAATTGTTGCTAATGACAGCTCCCCGTTTTCACTATGCTATCCTATTAATAGAGATTCAGGTCTCGCGGAAAGTTCACTCTTCTCTCGCTAAGTCAATTACCACAATTGATCATCAAAAACCCCAAACCTAGCTATTTCCAAACTATAAACCTCAATTATCAGTTAATTTTACACCTCAATCTGCACAACTTCAACCGACAATTAAACACGAAAACCGCCAAAACACAAAAAACGATCACCTTATTATGCATCAAGATAGCACAACCAGGCTCCAACTGATCCTTATCAACAAATGACAAAATCCCCACATAATACTCCGGTCCAACAGAACTCGAAACAATCGCGTGATTCTCATCAATCAGCTCCTCCAAATTGCCCACACTCATCGGAGAGCCCCGTAAATCATCGACCTTAGATCTATCCTCCTCCGTCTTCTCCTCTTGCGGCTTAAGCCGTTCTTGATTTGCGACAAATTCTTCTTCCATTAGCAAATAATCTTTGATTCGATCGAGTTTTAGTAATCTGAGTTTGCATTTTGTTAGCGGCGTGACGGTGGGGATCCGAGCGGCGGCTTCGGATCCTTTTTGTTTGCGTTGTTTGCGGCCTACTCGTGAAGGGGGAGCGGCTGGTTCGAATTTCTTGTCCTTCTTGTCGCCGTCGGGCTTCCGGTCGCCGGATTGGCGGCCCATGCCTCCTGGTGTTCCTTGACCCATGGCtgatcgagagagagagagagagcgagagggagagggagagagatttgTAGAGGTTTGAGTATCTTTTGCTTCAAGAAATCTGAAGTTGCAGTAGATTACTAGATTTGGTCAAAGACTCAGAGGCTTGGTGGGTTAGGTTTATTTGGGCTTGAGTGAATGTTTATGGGCTTTGTGTGGGCTTCTTGTTGCATTTTTAAATGCGTGTGGATGCAAATTGCATATCAagcatttttaatttatatttttgcttTTCATGCTTTCGAACATTTTATGGGCTTCATGATGGAGaaagtatatgtatatagtcCTCTGGTTAAATAAATTCTTAAGGAATTAAAGTATAGTActtcaaagaaaaggaaattaaAGAATAGGGTTGATTTTAGCACTACTTTGATTATTTCTTGCATTCGTGATCCTAGGTGTGTAAGTTTAATTAAccgtttattaaattttttgcaaAAAATTTAATAGTGCGAAATCTTTCTGATTCGAGGATCTTAATGAATATGCTTTCAATATGTAGTGATATCTTTGATTATAATACATGAATCTATCACAATATATAGTTAATCAATTATAAAGacgaattattttaaaagaaattattgTTTATCTTATCAGTACAATTTACATTATACtgttaatcaattaaaaataaaattattttgagacaATTATTTATCTTGTCAATACATTTTATATGAAACACTATTGTGGAAACATCTTCATACATATTACTATATTAGAGTCTTGTTATATCATAACTATTCAGAGTCCAGAACAAATGATAGGTGAAGATCATTTGGGTGCCCGCAAATTTAACGTATGAAAACGAATTCCTTTTTTAACCAGTTGAACCGCGGACGATCATGTTGTACTTTGATAGCTCTGGGAAGAGAATGAGAATAGAGATGAAGGTGTCCTCCTGGAGTTGCAGTTCCACTGTTTCAAGTTAATATGCGGATTGGAGCCATCGGACAATCAAAAATTTCCACTTCCTTTTGAATAGAATTCAAGTCGGATTTCcactttatttatatttgaattagaaATTTGTACTTTGTTGGTTGACGAATATATAATCTTTTAtcagttttgttttttttaaacaataaacattcataaataaaatgataaaatgattTATGTTATCCCCGCAAGTTTTTTTtagattaaattatttgataataaaCTCAAAACCTTGAGCACTGATGTATAGTTTTATCACTGAGCTGTTCTCAACTCATATTCCATATTCCAGtaagttttaattataatatatcatGTCGGGTCGGGTCGGTGTCAATGATCGGTAACACGTACGCATACGCTCACACAATAAGTTAGGACATACCAGGTCACCTGAAACTGAATCAAAGGTTGAGTTTGAGTATTGAAACTCGAATTTAACAAGTACTTGTTAAATTCGAGTTTAATTAAAAGTACGATAATCTGATATATCCGACATGAACCTGATTTTATTGGTTATTACAGACGTGCATTATTTATGCTACCATCAACCACAAAATAATCTTAAACCAGCAAAACGACACAACCAGTCAACCACACCCCAAAACAGTCCATCTCACTCAACGTTGTGCGAGGTCCTCCGGTGAATAATGCACATTGGATACGTAAATTTAATGCAATGACATCGATAGATATATATTGGTGAAAGGTCTTTACCATAAAATCTTAATCAAATGTACAGTAGGCTATTACTCAAACCAATCTATGTATCGCAAATCTGGAAAATCAATAGTCAATTCATTACATTGACTGCAGACACATTTAAGTTCCTAGCAAATTCATTTACTTGTTGTATTGGTACGAGTAATGAATGCCACAGAGCTCAATACTTGCCCTATTCTGTAACTTTTCATTGTGGTCCTCAGatactttcaaattttttgtttgTTGAGTAGTCCTTCTTGGACTCGATCGgaatttcatataaaatttaactcCGAATTGTAATTCGaagtaatatattatgttattcagactcttcattttgcTTCAGTTATTTATATCGGGAAACTCGATACTTGGACACGAATGTGACTATTTTGACACTTATTTTATATAGAATTgttaaatcttaaaatattacaaaatctaACACTCGAACatgtaatttaatttgtatAGATGATATATACTACTTTGTTTAGTTACTATGGCTAAAAACATTTCAAGAACAAAGCGTAAGAATGTGAAATAAACTGAAGATACAAATATTAAGCTGGAACTGGAATAAAAACTTTATCATAAGTAGATAAATAATGCTATCTGATTAATTATAGGATACATCTCTTGAAAACAAACGACACTTACATAAATCATAACGAGGAACTGATAATTAAACCACTAGTTCGCCAATTTAATCACACACCCAAGGAATCAACACTAGCTACTTAATTAAACCAAGATAACTAATAGACTTAATTAGCTTGCTCacacaaataaatattactcccaTGCATGCATAAACCCTAAAAACACCAAACCCTAGCTACAGCACTCCACTTCAAGGAAACGGAAGGCCCCCAGCAGCACCACCACCAGTACCCGGAAAGCCACCGATACCGCCTAGAGTAGGCAGTCCACCAGCACCGCCTATCGTCGGAAAGCCACCAACCGCAGGAAAACCATTACCAGTACCCACAGTAGGGAAGCCAGTCCCACTGCTAATACCAGGAGCACCAGTCCCCGGAGTACCACCTATCCCTGGCAAACCACCCGCACCGCCTAAGCCGGGTAAACCGCCACCGCCCCCACCGAGATCACCTCCCGTGCCCGCAGCACCACCAATCCCACCAAAAGGCATCCCATTGTTACCAACGCCGCTGTAAACCCCAACTCCACTGTAGTTCACAACATTCTTCTCATCACTCACACTGTCACCTTTTTTATTAGGCACATTTCTTGCTGCATTAGCATTGCGGAATGCACATGCAAAGACAACAAGTAACATGCAAATACACAATTTTGCCATTTCGAGGTAAGTATCTAGCTAGCACTAAGGAGATCGATGAGAAGTGAGTTGAGGAGGTGAGATTGGTTCTTCTTTTAAAGGCCAGAGAGGTACGTATAGGTGGTCACAGTTGAGAGGGCATTTAATGGAGTTTAATACATTTACTATTTCTCTTTTTAATGTTTTAGAGGCtggcttttaattatttttttttaaaagaaggtATAGATGCCTCTTCAAATTTTGTGAATAAATGAATTCAATAGTAGATCTTCCGATTTTAATTTCACAAGTTAATGCATTCGACAACATATAATCTTCACTCCAAGATACATGTGTCGTGTTGCGCAAATAATTTAGTTGAGCAGAGTTAAGTGAAGTAAATACTTAGTCAACATTTTGTTACATTTCGATTATTCTtcacaaattaatatatgtttatacGAGCCACACCTTGGAGTATTAGAATCTTGGGGTCTTAAAAATGGTGCTActgttttagaaaatattgataAGAAATTGATGATACAATcatataatatgaaaaaaataatatttttaatgaattttaacatGGCAACTTTTCTTAaatattgaaaacaatttttttcaaaaatatgatgaaCATGTttttctgtaagttttaaattaaaaattattattttaaaaaaagtttttagatttataaaaCAGAGTCCTGATAAAACAATCTTTGGCCCGAACAAGAGGAGGCTACTTCCGTCACACTGCAACCTGATTCATACAAACTAAACGAAGGTACACATCTCAAAGATCACAAATAATTTCATTAGATAGAgtaaaaacaacttttttttaataattaaatttgtaaaaacttttttcttttgttttcaatCTTATGCAAAGGGCAGACTAGCTACTGCTAGGGCAGCTTCATGACAGCTTAGAGGGGGGCTTAATGCCACTGTACTGACCCCTGGATGAATCGCTCATGGGTAGTTGAAAAATAATTGCAGAGAGTCAGATGAGCTTACTGGCTCCGTACATCAATAACTGTAAATTTCATGATTTCGCTGTGCTGAGTAGTAACTACAGACTACTGGCTCTTCTTTAGTTACATCCACCACATGGCGCTCATTTACCACTGCTCAACTGTGAAATTTTTCAATCTAACACGACCTTGTTTTTATTAGTAGAATTAAATGAAAGAGAATTTTATTTTTCGCAGATTCAAACCCCTGACCTCTTGTTATGATCATGAGAATGGATCAAGATATGAACGATCATATTTTTGGTCAGTTTTCGAAATTCAGAGTCTAGATGACTATTCATATACAAGAAATGCCTATTTTTAGTGAAGGAGATATAATACATTAGATGTTTTTATTATGAAATTCTACGTAGGGAGTTACTAGAGTATATTACAAGGgatgtttttattttcaataaaatcagaATCCTTGATTCTTTATTATGGAGAGAATAAATGTATTCGTCAAATTTAGAATGAACGGTCATCTTTGTTCTGGTATTTTGTTGGACACAAAACTCTTTCAGAAGTCAGATTTGAGTCTAAACGACAATTGATTCACTGGAAGTGCCTATTTTACTCAACTAATACCTATATATTAATGGTATTATACAATCAAGTAGACAATAACCATCCAAATTGAGAGGAAAACGTGTGTCCACTGCAATTTACTAAAAGCTTTCCCTACTTATTTCTGAGTAAATTTTCCTAATAGCAGAACAAAAACCATTAGTCCCGAAGAACAAATATATTAGCAAAAAGAGAAGCAAAACATGGCTTTGAAAACCGCCCTTTCGAATTTGAGCTGTAAGGTTGTAGCCAATGCTCCAAGAATTGTGAAGGTATATCAATTTTATAACCTCCACAATTTTCAATAACTTTATTTACTCATACTTTTTCCTATtacgattaattttttttttttcggtaTATAATTTGATGTGAAACAGCCAAACTGTATCCGGAATTCATCGACTTATGACAAGGCTGCAGGAGCTGCAAAACAGGGCGCCAATGAAGCAGCTAAGGTTGGCCAACAAGCCAAAGATAAGGCCTCTGCTGCTGCAGGAGaggtaattatatatctaaCTCGATATATAAATGTTACGAGGAGTCCTTAATTGGATCATATCATAATTCAACGGTGCATatataaaactgaaaaataCCTAACTCTGCACTATTTATATTAGAGAACAAGGAACCTAAAAAAAGACCGTGAATTTAACTGAGATGCATCTCACGTTCCTTATTCTTGTTAAATCTCGTCAAATTTATTGTTACATGTGGAACAAATTCAGGTCGCGGGAAAAACGAAAGATGCAGCAAAAAATATGAGTGGTGGAAAAGCTCAGAAAAATGCAGAAGAGGCATGGGATTCTGTTAAGAATAAAACTCAGAAAATCAAAGATACTGTTGTTGGAAAGGCTGAAGAGACCAAGGAGAATGTCAAACGCAAGAAGTAAGATGCATGCAAGCAAGAGCTCTGTTAGTAATCTATTGTATATAATCTTGtattaaaattacaataattttAGTGAAATATTTCGAGATTAATACACTGTACAAGTGATGTATAATCATCCACTTTGAGATATATAAAGACTCTGCGTTTTGGATTTTGATGGTCCATTGGGTTGGGGCCATCAGTGGAAGGTTTCATAGGCCCAGAATATAAGCCTATGCAAAACCCGGGCCGAGTTCTCATATACTGTGCAAACTATTGGGCCACCTTATGTGATGGACATCTCTTATCTAATGCTAGATCATTACTCATACTAGCAACTTTTGGTAAAGGTTCTCCTTTCCCAATTATATGTCAAAATCAAGTCCGAAGGGcatctaaattttaataattatattatttttatgatctTATTTCACAATATCGATTCCtccattattaaaaatatgaaatacaaTGAAAATGCCTAATATCCtccattattaaaaatatgaaatataaatgaaaatgcCTAATATAATAATCAGAAAAAAAGAATTTATAGATCACGTAACAGATATCTTAGTAGTGAACTAATACTTTAAATCTAATTTATCCTGTTGCAGGACaatataacaataaaaaaatataaatatttgtaaaagaATTATAGCCAAATAATATTGTTGTACTTTCTAAATGGTAGACTATAATTGTTCTTACTATtcttacatataaattattctaACATTAATCAtcctatatttaatatattttatatagataTAAGCAATGGAATactgattttataaaaataacactttctattatcatattgataattaatttacaCATAGTAGATTTTATTACAAGAAATGGTTGTCAAaagcaataaatatttataaagaaaattatattttattcatttaggTGAAGTTGAATCATACGGTTAACTTTCCAGTCTAATAATTTAATTCTCTATCAGAAACTCCACGTTTACAtcattttcataattatcacaTTCGAGCTGTGATAGTTTTATATTATACTCTCTCCGTTcgattttagttgtcacatttggttatGTGCCGGTCATactcaaatttattaatattttatcaattgaaaaaaaaaaaaaaatcaccaaaaataacttttaatctactttaagatgtaattttcagttttttaaaataatgaaggaGTGATTTGTAatctttgatcaaaaattagttaatttaaccaacaaaaaaggaaatgtgacaactaaaatgagacggagggagtacgttGTCTGCTCTTTTACTACTCATCAATGGAACAACTCGATCGTATACAATTACATAAGGAGTAGGTAGCTAGGTCAATAGGTGGTGTGCACTTTATCtcaaaagaataattttataatctcaGGGAGCTGCCTGCTTCATCAGTTACATTGCATGCATGTGCGACGCGTGTCGCAAAACTAGGGCATCAGAATTTGCTACTACCAAACTCACCTCGGTGCTCTAAATCAAGACAACATTTTCTACTCATTTAAAAGTCAAACTTCACAGTTTATATTATCTTTGACCGCTATCCAACGGCTGATCTCGCTTGCCTTCGTCTGGACAAACAACGATCTTACCGTTGGATTAGTCATATAAACATGAACCCTAATATTCCTTGCAAGAGTATTATCTGGCTCTGTCTACACAGCTGTCTCGACCATGGGCTGCCTCCTTCAAAACGGCAATACTTTGGAGTCTAATGCTACCTCCAATAgaattacaaaattttggtcTGATTTTAGaccaaataatttttcatttcaaaatttttagtcTAAATCTttgtttaaattcaaatattaatattttattctcctCATtgtctttatattatttttttgaacttttaacaataataaaatttcatattattatcaaacttaatattatgattattttggaggattaaaaaataatctatttgattaaaatattaaagctataatttatattatgttttcgaaaatttagtttatattatgttttcatGTAAGTtgtatttgtaattaaatttcaacaaatttattttaaatttaatgtattgttaacttgaatttaataaattttaagagtgtttagtttcattatatttataattaatatatatgagttaagttccatgtagtccacatatttaccgtagtaccgtagaccacatatgttctgcaactgtATAATggtataaaaacattgcaaaatgtatgaaacttgttattttgtgaaatacattgtataaatatcactatttcatgaaaaatattgtaaatcatttatgttcgacaagtagaacacatatgttctgtaatatgtaaatatgttctgcaaacttaacctgttttgcagaagaatatgtttttcactatttaacttgtagaatgtttaggattgtcaaaatttttaacaaaataatgatgtttatagaacatgatttgcaaaataacatattttgcaatgtttttataccattatatagttgcagaacatatgtggacTACGGTACTacggtaaatatgtggactacatggaactttgttctaatatatatatgtaaaagcaagtaaaaaatattgaataattataagtatttaatagtcagatatatatataatcaattaattaactaaatatagataaaagattaatattttaatattaatgaaagaAATTTAGGCCGTTATGTCATATTCTGGAAGATATAGAGGCAGGAACCGACCCAGATTTGGGTTTTTGGTCACCGTTATTTGCCCCAAAACTTGATGAATGGAATTTCAAAAAttgatcattttattttaaaatatataaaaggatgcaatatatataaattagagtTTTGAAAACTGCTTTTACTTTCATAAATTccgaaaattttaatatcttcgcTCGGTCTAAAATCTTAACCCCGAAGTATTTAGGAAAGCTGTACTACATAGATCAGGTTGAAGGAGTTTCCTTATTTGCCCATGTACTGCTTCCGTACTCGTGGGGAACTACCTCATTAGGAGTAC
Protein-coding regions in this window:
- the LOC108204702 gene encoding 26S proteasome regulatory subunit 4 homolog A isoform X2, which encodes MGQGTPGGMGRQSGDRKPDGDKKDKKFEPAAPPSRVGRKQRKQKGSEAAARIPTVTPLTKCKLRLLKLDRIKDYLLMEEEFVANQERLKPQEEKTEEDRSKVDDLRGSPMSVGNLEELIDENHAIVSSSVGPEYYVGILSFVDKDQLEPGCAILMHNKVLSVVGLLQDDVDPMVSVMKVEKAPLESYADIGGLDAQIQEIKEAVELPLTHPELYEDIGIKPPKGVILYGEPGTGKTLLAKAVANSTSATFLRVVGSELIQKYLGDGPKLVRELFRVADDLSPSIVFIDEIDAVGTKRYDAHSGGEREIQRTMLELLNQLDGFDSRGDVKVILATNKIESLDPALLRPGRIDRKIEFPLPDIKTKRRIFQIHTSRMTLSDDVNLEEFVMTKDELSGADIKAICTEAGLLALRERRMKVTHPDFKKAKDKVMFKKKEGVPEGLYM
- the LOC108204702 gene encoding 26S proteasome regulatory subunit 4 homolog A isoform X1 gives rise to the protein MGQGTPGGMGRQSGDRKPDGDKKDKKFEPAAPPSRVGRKQRKQKGSEAAARIPTVTPLTKCKLRLLKLDRIKDYLLMEEEFVANQERLKPQEEKTEEDRSKVDDLRGSPMSVGNLEELIDENHAIVSSSVGPEYYVGILSFVDKDQLEPGCAILMHNKVLSVVGLLQDDVDPMVSVMKVEKAPLESYADIGGLDAQIQEIKEAVELPLTHPELYEDIGIKPPKGVILYGEPGTGKTLLAKFCGDEFCNLKTIYISQAVANSTSATFLRVVGSELIQKYLGDGPKLVRELFRVADDLSPSIVFIDEIDAVGTKRYDAHSGGEREIQRTMLELLNQLDGFDSRGDVKVILATNKIESLDPALLRPGRIDRKIEFPLPDIKTKRRIFQIHTSRMTLSDDVNLEEFVMTKDELSGADIKAICTEAGLLALRERRMKVTHPDFKKAKDKVMFKKKEGVPEGLYM
- the LOC108200652 gene encoding uncharacterized protein At4g13230, translated to MALKTALSNLSCKVVANAPRIVKPNCIRNSSTYDKAAGAAKQGANEAAKVGQQAKDKASAAAGEVAGKTKDAAKNMSGGKAQKNAEEAWDSVKNKTQKIKDTVVGKAEETKENVKRKK
- the LOC108194351 gene encoding glycine-rich protein 5; the protein is MAKLCICMLLVVFACAFRNANAARNVPNKKGDSVSDEKNVVNYSGVGVYSGVGNNGMPFGGIGGAAGTGGDLGGGGGGLPGLGGAGGLPGIGGTPGTGAPGISSGTGFPTVGTGNGFPAVGGFPTIGGAGGLPTLGGIGGFPGTGGGAAGGLPFP